A region of the Mytilus galloprovincialis chromosome 1, xbMytGall1.hap1.1, whole genome shotgun sequence genome:
TCCGACATAATTCTGTATTAGATATTTGATATAATGTTTGCTTACAGTTGTTTTACAGTGTACGTAAAAGGTTTGGTTACACACgttaaaaactaaaatatacatgtttgttttaattttaaacatgattTTGCAGATACTGTCATAAGTCTTTAATGCCATTTTTCCTTTCCCCACAAAACGCATATGATATAGCGAAGTAGTGCTTCAGTTGGgtaattaaatgtttaaataattaagatttatttttctaaaaacatAAACACGTGACCTTTGAAGGATAATATTCAACATCAATAACCAATACGGGTTTTAGGAATATATGTTTTATGCGGGTGGTGTATGATAGCgaataaaaagaaacataaactATACAATTGTGGCAACAATAGGATTTATTCAGTCTGACACGAGGGAGTGTGTCCGGCCGGACTTAACCGATCATGTTACATCTGTACACAAATTTTGTTAGCTAATGTCTtcctttataataaaaaaaatatgacttaaaTGGTGCAGTGTTTGGTTGAGGTCATTGTGATTCCATGAAGCATGAGAGCAGATAATTGACCAAAAAATTGACAATATCTGCATTTATGATCATTTGATTACATTAAATACCCTTGATAACATGGATTAGACATCTGACaacttcatttttataatttgattctGAATTAAATATAGTTTCTGCATGGTTCGtaacaaaaaagttttataaaacgcgttttttgtttgtaatttctCTGCATTACGTATACGTCATAACCAAAAAATCAGGGATTTATATCATCTTAAAGTtccatttatttttacttttaaaggtTTTAAACCCGGCAAATGTTTTTAGGTTTTGGATTCTGATCCTTTTTTAAGGATTGTACAGGTCATATGATATCCTGGAGAATTGAATGTATTGTTATTCATGAAAGTATCAGATTATTTAATGtgtagaatttaaaaaaacaaaccttAAACATGTAAAGAGCTAGAAGGATTTGTTATGATAGACAACGACAAAATTCTccgcttttctttttttaaaaagtcggaatgcatAATAGAGTAATGTCAAGAGACATTTTAATAAACTTGTTGCTTAAGTTCTGAAATGAAGAAACTAATTCAAAAGGACTATTTAATAAAATGCTATTTGATCCTATTTCAAATCTCAAGATGATGTGCAATcataatgtaaataaataaatacaagatACAAAAACTGGCCTTTTTGTTTCGAAATTAGAAGACTTAAGACTTTTACCAAAAATCTAACGCTTAAATATACATCCACCgataatatatgtaataaaaaaaataatgtcgaACTCGGTTCTTGTACTTTATCCCTCTCCGAGTACAAAACTTCCAAAATTATATTTACCCACGCCTCCTATCTCTCTCTTCGTCTATTTTCAATATGTAAGAATaagcatacatgtatatctatatgGATTTCAAAACAAAGAGGCTTCGAATGTAACCACccgttttggttttttttaataaaaatatctgCAGATTACAGTAAGATTTTGgataaaataaagcaaaaaagaATTGCAACGCGGTTTTTTATTGGTGTTGCGTaacggttactttttttttaacaaaatggttttatatatacagaaaatgttaatgaaaacattaaaaaatacaatttttcaatcATAAGGCTGATGCGATACTCTTTGAAAAGAATTCATTAAACATTCTCTCTTCATATTAAAACGTCTTTATAAAAACCAACACTTACAAATAAACTTAACATGTTCCACAACAGAGAGAGAATAAAACCTTCATTTGGATCTTTGTCTACATCCTTACAAATAGATTCTTTAAACATTTCTATAGAAGAACAAATAAACCGCACTAAAGAAATCCTTTGATTCCTTGTTTTTAAATAGACCATGTCCGTATCACAACTGCACTACAGAAATAATGGAGAGCTCGCTGCATCATGGTCCATTCATGCGGTAAATGTCCCCAACCTTTAAACAACAATGTGGTCTGAAATTGAAACATTGTCACAATCTGCAACACGTGGCCATAGCTGTTTCTTCCCGcctaattaaaattttaatcatcGCATGAACCAGATCAAActattatttgtttaattatggTATTCTATCAGAAAAATGAAGAATGTATCACGTGCCCATTATTCATCCGAGAATACGTACAGGATGTAAACGAATCGGGGATCCACTAAGTAGCTATGAATATTAAATTAGTAATATTGATCAAATACATGCACATTCAACACAAATAATGCCTTTCGTTTGACTTTTCAAAAACTTAAATCGCACAGCTTTGgatttaaataaacaatattttcctTTATTCTAAATATTCTATATTATTTTACCTCGAATCCCAGTTACTCATACCACTGAGTCCTCACTTTAGGCTGATAACTTTAATCTTTCTGGTATATTTCTTACCTATCCGTAACCCATTAAGTTTTTTTGTTCTGTACATTAAACGACTATTATCTACACATGATAGAGAACCGctttgaggaaaaaaaaacaagacgcTTGGATGTTAcaattgatattttgatatttcaatcaTCACCGTATATATACTTGTCCTcaaaaagaaacgatacaaggcaatgCATTTTCCATACATTATGAAATTGAATACATGGTACCAAGTTAACCAAAAATATCCAGATGTCTAGTAATTACAGAGTGTTGTTTTCTTATCAAAACCATTGTTTTAAGGCCAAACAGCGGAAATGCTCTTTTTCGcaattaaattgtttataaaaaagacAGAAACTAGAACTTTAGACTTGAAATATAACATGGCCTGAATTAAATTATGAATGCCTCCGCCGATATTTGAAATTCATAGACCATTTTTTTCACCATTCTCCGCAAATttggatgtacacctctgaggagccaaacatttctagaattaaactttttttcttaacctgatttttgggtttataagactgtaacaaaataattggtgaagaaaaaatcatatggtggtgcacttctttttttgctacgcccctttgaaaatgcccaatttagatgattttcacatttttcatcgatttttacctatttttgggctattatcatgaaaaaaaatcacagttccacaattaaactttttctcatactttctataaagatgaagtggaccaatctgaataaattttacttacaaaaactataggtaggtgttaatataagaaagttttatcatattttgacgcttttttgtgtaaaatttaccatgctgtcaattttgtatttttgtgatttttctcagttttaagaacaaaatgcatattatttcaacttttttgttataaatgaatgacaaaagacatatctaagaaatttgaaaaggcCAAAATGATATGGggtgtacatgattcttgtaaaatcattttttgtatccctcacccattttctcaaaattttagctaaaaatactgacttgattggtcgtaaaatttgaaaactggattccGCAAAAACCATcaattgtaaatacacaattttttcacagatttatgtttgcttataatatttttaaaattcattgatattttccacttctatcacatatgttggaaataattcaagaacgagatttcaacgagactgaacgagactgaaaagtcagaagaatacatccttaaagaaataaataaagcaaCTTAGGaatgcaggggcggatgcaggaattttcgaaaggggggggggtgctaacccagggcaaagggggggtgcagggggggtgcaaaacatatgtcccgatacaaatgcattgatcggcaaaaataaaggggggtgcgcacccccggaaccccccctggatccgccactggaatgaaataaatagaaaattactttactttatattataatattttagttaactttgaaatgaataaagacaCATTTTTAAGTACGTTAATATTAGTCAATGACAGTagtcctttcatttttgcttcaCTCGGATACTTCACATAGTACTCTGGAATATGCTGATTCCTGATATGTTTTACTAATAAAGaattgcattcaaataaataatggtaTTCATTGCCAATTGCAGTTAAACACAAATTACATGTCCTCTCTTCTTTTGGGATGTTATACCATCTTCCCAGCTCTACTGGAATTTTTACATTGCagcatcttaattttgaaatatatttgaaaaaagcaaATGCATAAACATAGGTTTCAGCAAATCTGACAAATCTGAAAAAGTTCGAAGGTGAAAAAAGACCATGTTATTAAACATATGGTAGTTGTTACATGATTAAAACAATACCAATACAGTGTTACTGTATAAGTAGATTTCATGATGAACCATATAAGTGTCTTTAAACTATAGAGTTTCATCAGCTGAAGTTGACCTTGGACAATTTCAACTGTCCTCTTTTATAATGCTCTCAAATAGTTCACGTCCATCCCAAAAATCTGTTCCATAcgatttcattatttttctcaaTTCTCAACTAAAGTACAGTTCGAGAACCATCGAGACCATTAAAATATATCTGGAAAATATCTTCAAATGAAACATATATGCATTCGACGTATATTTCCtaaattttgatatgaaaagttcaTTGTTAATGCCAAACGATGCGTCATTTTGCTTTACACTTTACTAAATCAGGGAAAAGAGCATTACACCCATACATGTGTCCCAAACTTTCTcaatattacaaaacaaaaatttacataaTCAAAATATCCTTTAAAgcttagaaaaaaacacaaaagatcaGTACAGAAAATGACATGGACAAAAAAATTTCGAACACTAGGTATATCAAactcacatttgaaaaaaatgagtttGGGTGGGTAATTTTAAAGAGCATCAATCATGTCACAATGACTGCTATATGAAAAATCCAAGAAGAGGTTTCCAGATTTGCTACGTATCAGAAGGTACGTAACTAAACTATTTAAggaatgaatgtaatattttttctgtctatgaagaaataacataaaaaatttggtgcacactgaataacgcgcgtagcgggttatttaacagtgtgcaccacattttttatgttatttctaatagacagaaaaaatattacagtcatttcttataatttaattctaaattccattttttaaccgtagaaaaccatgaaaaaacgttgatgacgtcacacagtcacatgactaaattatgtctatgggctcataacaaaataacgtaaATAATTATTAAGTGTTGTGTTGGAGATATAATTAAATGCACAATACTATGTTGACGTTAAACAATCCGGCTCATCGTGTGGGTTTAGTACAAAGCAGGCCGGATTAATATTCATATTACATTAACATGTTCTCGAACTGAATATTCATTcaatttgccgctggacgtttAACAACCATTCATCATTATTCTCAtcttataattattataaattgcACTGACACtcatatttttaaatagtttattagCGTATCTTTAAATTTGATTCCTTTTTGACATCCGTACTTTTTGGGGAAAATTTCTCGCATATGATATGTGTAAGATGACTTTtgtgaaaatgcattttttttaaagatttgaatgTGAATAAGTATCAATTCACATGTATAGTGAATAATGCGAAGAATTGATGCCGATAACATGTGTTTGTCATCTAATGGTATAGGTGTATTCAACTTTTGAAAATTGcacaaatgttgtttttttttttggttccgTTGTTACTGTGATCATGTATAACTAACCTACAGTTAAataccttgtgttatataaaggtacaTAGGACAGATttcagagacaagtgcctgtggagaTGTAGTAcgatgccaatgagacatttatccaccaaagttcaaatgaatggGATGTAAGCATATATAGACAACCGTATGCctggccttcagcaatgagaaaaaaatcataccGTATAGTTGGCTTAAAAAGtccacaacataaaaaaatatgaaactattcaatagagaaaaataacaaactaattcataaattaaaaataattacaaaacaatTTGCGAAAAGTTACAgtatcctgacttgggacaggtacataaagaatgtggcggagtttaacatgtttGAAGGTGCCAACCCACCCCTAGACTGGGACAGTTGCGTAACATGTTCTTCCAAGTGCAGAAAAAAATGCTAGACAGAGTAATTTATTTTCGGAAAAGACAACTTTTGGTTTACAAACGCTGAAAACATACACCACTTCACTCTTTCTAAAAAAAGTTATCTTACAACTTGATTATCTGCATTAAATGTATATCTAAGTTTGAATAGCATGTCATAACATCCTATTTATGGGTATATTTCCAGTCcgataaacaaaaatgaaagggTCGAAAACCATTAAAAATATTCAGAttgataatttgaatttatttatttaatataaggCACTGTAATTAACGcaaaacaatgaaacaaacaaTCATTTATAAGTAAATGTAATATTAATACTATGGTTACAGTTACAGTATTGTTTTAGAGCACAGTTACAGGAACACACTTCGCCGTGGTGTCGCATTTGTGAGCCTTCACATTGTTTTGGAGGATCTATAGATCTATAAAAACTAGTAGGCATCTGAATACCATCTAGTGTAATTGGAGATGGATCTTCGTTTCTCCTTTTACAACCGATATCTGATGATTTGAATTGAGGTTGGTTAATATTTGTGAACGACCCTTGTCTCTGTCTTGACCTAATTGGTTTTAACTCTGCATACTGTGGTGTCGTTATTTGTGGAGAAGTGTTCATTGGATATGTAGCTGAATCTGACATACATCGAGGAATTAAAGACTGAAACAAATCAGGGTCTAGTATGTCACCATAACTACCACTGTAATCAAGACCATTTAAAATATCATCACCACAAAAATCGTCCGTCGATGAACTCAAAATACTTGAAAAGTTATCTTTTGTGTCCATATCTACACAACTATCACGCAATTCGgatttaattttcattgaattttCTATTTTATGCTGCTCATCTCCAAAATAATTTGGATAAACTGATCTTTCATCAGGGGCACAGTCATGAACTTTGTAGACTCGTAAATTTGGAGATGAGTTTCGGTAAGCGTCGTCTGTTGAGGGAGCGTTTCCAAAATTGTTTTGTTGGAAAATGATGTTCATTTTTGGAAACATGTTTGAAACACTATCACAAGGATACTTTTGGTTGTTAAACTGAGGATGAATGCCAACATTGTGAATCTGGTCTGAACAGGTTAAATGATCCACATTGCTAAAGCTGTCGTTAAAAAAGGCGGCTTGGCTTTCTGCAGAACCAACAGATGACGATCGTTGCCAAGGCGATGATGTTGCTTCATAAATCTGTGGTGTCCATGGATTCGGTCGTCTGGGGACTGTAGCGGGATTATATGTATACCCGACAGACTTGCACGTACATTCAAATGGAGGACAAGAACATACACATTCggaatctgaaaaagaaaaaaaaaacaacactgtaCATTGGTTGTTGTTGTACATTTTAGTCATTAGTGCAAGTGTTTACTACTATATATTATCCAAATAAAATGGCATCGACCTGATATGTTGTAATCGTATACGAGAGACTTACGAACAAGAGTTTTTATCATCGACtcgctattttatttattttttcataatattttgtccCCAATGCTCATCAAcatcgttctttatttggcctttaaaacttttttgtagacgaaacgcgcgtctggtgcattACAAAATTTCAATGCTGATATCCTGGTATTAATGCTGAGTTTATTTATCATCATCAATTGAATGATACAATGTAAAGAGAAAAGAGCCTTTAACTACTTAACTGGCTTCACGTTTATTACTGCTAAATATGAGTAAAAGAAGCTGTTGTGTATACGCCAATTAGTAAGCTAAAGACATGCACAGGACAACATACAGTCTTCAGCAATAGACAGGCGTCTATACAATATTTCAAGCTCTTAATCGCttatagtttatttaagttgttaAGTTGAACAAACTAAATTCCAAATTTCCGAGGTGAATTCAAAAGTTACACTGTTCCTATTGGTTCTATTCGGTAATTATAAACATACTTACAGGGTACCGTTTTCTTATGTCTTTCTGATGGTAATTTTCTATTTCTTCTCTCATTTAAAAGATTTGTCTGAAAAATAAAGATCTATGTTTAAAACTTACAAttcattaaatcaaaattaaaaaaaatgttgctaaTTACATTTTTCTAATAACTGTGCATGTGCACATCTAATACACAGACACTTGTTTCTCTATTcatgggaagacccactatcaacgggagagatccgtttgcgccaaaaatgcgtccttctgcgccacaactttttttctccaatgctacatttgcgccacctgttttgaaattacatggtatcatttgagccaaaaataaaacatacgattgcgccaattagaagaaaaatacTTCGCTCCacctttattcggacttggaacaGGCAGTTTATATACGGgtcgccgaatgggactcttgtgattttgtacaaaaatgaaatgcataaaacagttcataataattcctgtggaatgcttctgctccattacTGGTACGTCTTGTGGTAAAGAGTTTCAGCCAATATGTGTCTAAAACATAATCGGAaaaagcttctattttcttctcttttgacATATCTTGtaataaatattcagcaaagcaataagttttcttctctctctgtacatggacTGTCTAATGCATTTCAAGTCATTTCTCTCAAGATGCTCATTTTCAAGGTGAAATATCTCCAAatatatgatactttttaagcaaaaaataagaataaatattaatcattaatatttatgatagatatgtgtacaggtaaattggcgcaaatgagttccgaattttggcgcaattgatacatttggaaaacaatatttggcgcaaatgatacccctgaaaaagagtaattggcgcaaaaggactgctgccctATCAACgtatagaaacaagtgcctgtgatctaGTATCAATGAACCTTTTCTACAAATAGATACAATAGATGACCTTTTTTGCAACAAACGTTAAAATCTTGTATAATAAGCTAAACTTGTTTAAATAAATCTCAATCATCTATATTCGCagataaagaaagaaaaatgaaaaaaaatagatcCGAAGGTTACTTACAATCATGACTTTGTGTTGCTGTCTCGTCA
Encoded here:
- the LOC143056613 gene encoding uncharacterized protein LOC143056613; its protein translation is MTLTEEPTFLPSIKSREEQKHKWDINDNALPLVETFDMFTEWPAENCRYVYNVEVEDARRHVSGWAMRNTNNHNAHILKKSCLGVYVCSHDCTLENGAKINLRPAICDKARRKQIGKPCPNVNCKGRLELLSCKGHCGYPVTHFWRHVHGAIYFQAKGVHDHPQPEVKASSLSRRHQKMTRQQHKVMITNLLNERRNRKLPSERHKKTVPYSECVCSCPPFECTCKSVGYTYNPATVPRRPNPWTPQIYEATSSPWQRSSSVGSAESQAAFFNDSFSNVDHLTCSDQIHNVGIHPQFNNQKYPCDSVSNMFPKMNIIFQQNNFGNAPSTDDAYRNSSPNLRVYKVHDCAPDERSVYPNYFGDEQHKIENSMKIKSELRDSCVDMDTKDNFSSILSSSTDDFCGDDILNGLDYSGSYGDILDPDLFQSLIPRCMSDSATYPMNTSPQITTPQYAELKPIRSRQRQGSFTNINQPQFKSSDIGCKRRNEDPSPITLDGIQMPTSFYRSIDPPKQCEGSQMRHHGEVCSCNCALKQYCNCNHSINITFTYK